TGCCTCACCTAGCTTCTTCCTTCTCTCTAGCTCTTGgacctcgaattctaagtatgaCATCTCTCTAGCTAGACTTCTTGAGATTATATATTAGCCTTGATATTTAGTTCTCAAACATTGGTTATGAAGATTACCAATCCCATCTCCATACATTCTGAACATAGTCTCAGCTATAAGGTGACAagtgatgatgtccatctcattgaagaagtattaggcatgtgcctaataagagttttctttggtttggtagccaaccttgttgacttggtttggttggtagccaaccttgttgaatttctttggtttggtagccaactttgttgaattgtgaaaaatgtgtgtaaattgtcaaatattgtaggctttagagggtgaagctttggctataaaaggagagcttcaactctcatttcttcacaccaacaaagagagaaagaaagagtgaggtttcacagacaaggtataagaaaatagtctgtgaggaaaatagagagtgagcgatattgtagtgaggtgggaatatcaaaagagggttatttcttttgagtgttgtagtggtctttggagtatttacctccgacctacaaagtgtaaaattccttactatagtgatatcagttgctcctctcggggtcgtggtttttttcccttattcagaagggttttccacgtaaaaatcttggtgtcattgttactcttttattcttgttaattaccgtatctcggtgctacattattattccgctttattaccgtgaatattattttggtaaggggtttattcccaacaactggtatcagagcacaggttctgctcgttcactgaaatagtattcactgtcggtagtactatacttggtgaaaaataaaaatgtccggagtaaagtacgaggtagcaaaattcaatggagataacggtttctcaacatggcaaagaaggatgagagatctgctcatccaacaaggattacacaaggttctagatgttgattccaaaaagcctgataccatgaaagctgaggattgggctgacttggatgaaagagctgctagtgcaatcaggttgcacttatcagatgatgtggtaaataacatcattgatgaagacactgcacgtggaatttggacaaggttggaaagcctatacatgtccaaaacgctgacaaataaattgtacctgaagaagcagttatacgccctacacatgagtgaaggtacgaattttttgtcacatttaaatgtgtttaacggactaatcacacagcttgccaacctcggagtgaaaatcgaggaagaagataaagccatcttgctattgaactcgttgccatcttcgtacgataacttggcaacaaccatcttgcatggtaagactactattgagttgaaagatgtcacatcggctcttctactcaatgagaagatgagaaagaagcctgaaaatcaaggacaggctctcatcacagaaggtagaggcaggagttatcaaaggagttcgaacaactatggtagatccggagctcgtgggaagtcaaagaaccgatccaaatcaagagtcagaaattgctacaactgtaatcaaccaggtcacttcaaaagagattgcccaaatccaaggaagggcaaaggtgaaaccagtggccagaagaatgacgacaacacagccgccatggtgcaaaataatgataatgttgtcctctttataaatgaggaagaggaatgcatgcacctgtcaggttcagagtcggaatgggtggttgacacagcggcatctcaccatgccacaccggtaagagatcttttttgcagatatgtagcaggtgatttcggcacagtgaaaatgggtaacacaagttactcaaagattgcggggattggtgacatttgtatcaagacaaatgtcggatgcacattggttctaaaggatgtgcggcatgtacctgatttgcggatgaacttgatctctggaattgctttagaccgagatggatacgagagttattttgcaaatcaaaagtggagactcactaagggatcattggtgattgcaaagggagttgctcgtggcacgttgtacaggacaaatgcagaaatatgccaaggtgaattgaacgcgacacaggatgagatttctgtagatttatggcacaaaagaatgggtcatatgagcgagaaaggattgcagattcttgccaagaaatcactcatttcttatgccaaaggtacaactgtaaaaccttgtgactactgtttatttggtaagcagcatagagtctcatttcagacatcgtctgaaagaaaattgaatatacttgatttagtatattctgatgtttgcggcccaatggaaattgaatcaatgggcggtaacaaatattttgttacttttattgatgatgcttcacgaaaattatgggtttatattttaaaaaccaaagatcaggtgtttcaagttttccagaagtttcatgctctagtagaaagggagacgggtcgaaagctaaagcgtctccgaagtgacaatggaggtgagtacacttcaagggaatttgaagagtattgttcaagtcatgggatcagacatgaaaagacagttcctggaaccccacagcacaatggcgtagccgagaggatgaaccgcaccattgtggagaaggtgagaagcatgctcagaatggctaaactgcctaagtcattctggggtgaagcagttcagacagcctgttacctgatcaataggagtccatcagttccgttggcgtttgaaatcccagagagagtctggaccaacaaggaggtgtcctactcgcatctgaaggtgttcggttgcagagcttttgcacatgtaccaaaagagcagagaacaaagctggatgataaatctattctctgcatatttatcggatatggagatgaagagttcgggtacagactgtgggatcctgtaaagaagaaggtcatcagaagtagagatgtagtcttccgagaaagtgaagttggaactgctgctgatatgtcagaaaaggcgaagaatggtataattcctaactttgttactattccttctacttctaacaatcccacaagtgcagaaagtacgaccgacgaggttgccgagcagggggagcaacctggtgaggttattgagcagggggagcaacttgatgaaggtgtcgaggaagtggagcaccccactcagggagaagaacaacctcaacctctgaggagatcagagaggccaagggtagagtcatgcaggtatccttccacagagtatgtcctcatcagtgatgagggggagccagaaagtcttaaggaggtgttgtcccatccagaaaagaaccagtggatgaaagctatgcaagaagagatggaatctctacagaaaaatggcacatacaagctggttgaacttccaaagggtaaaagatcactcaaatgcaaatggatctttaaactcaagaaagatggaaatggcaagctggtcagatacaaagctcgattggtggttaaaggcttcgaacaaaagaaaggtattgattttgacgaaattttctcacctgttgtcaaaatgacttctattcgaacaattttgagcttagcagctagcctagatcttgaagtggagcagttggatgtgaaaactgcatttcttcatggagatttggaagaggagatttatatggagcagccagaaggatttgaagtagctggaaagaaacacatggtgtgcaaattgaataagagtctttatggattgaagcaggcaccaaggcagtggtacatgaagtttgattcattcatgaaaagtcaaacatacctaaagacctattctgatccatgtgtatacttcaaaagattttctgagaataactttattatattgttgttgtatgtggatgacatgttaattgtaggaaaagacaaggggttgatagcaaagttgaaaggagatctgtccaagtcatttgatatgaaggacttgggcccagcacaacaaattctagggatgaagatagttcgagagagaacaagtagaaagttgtggctatctcaggagaagtacattgaacgtgtactagaacgcttcaacatgaagaatgctaagccagtcagcacacctcttgctggtcatctaaagttgagtaagaagatttgtcctacaacagtggaggagaaagggaacatggctaaagttccttatgcttcagcagtcggaagcttgatgtatgcaatggtatgtactagacctgatattgctcacgcagttggtgttgtcagcaggtttcttgaaaatcctggaaaggaacattgggaagcagtcaagtggatactcaggtacctgagaggtaccacgggagattgtttgtgctttggaggatctgatccaatcttgaagggctatacagatgctgatatggcaggtgacattgacaacagaaaatctactactggatatttatttacattttcagggggagctatatcatggcagtctaagttgcagaagtgcgttgcactttcaacaactgaagcagagtacattgccgctacagaaactggcaaggagatgatatggctcaagcgattccttcaagagcttggattgcatcagaaggagtatgtcgtctattgtgacagtcaaagtgcaatagaccttagcaagaactctatgtaccatgcaaggaccaaacacattgatgtgagatatcattggattcgagaaatggtagatgatgaatctctaaaagtcttgaagatttctacaagtgagaatcccgcagatatgctgaccaaggtggtaccaaggaacaagttcgagctatgcaaagaacttgtcggcatgcattcaaactagaagacagtgctacctcctctggatgaatgagactggagggggagattgatgatgtccatctcattgaagaagtattaggcatgtgcctaataagagttttctttggtttggtagccaaccttgttgacttggtttggttggtagccaaccttgttgaatttctttggtttggtagccaactttgttgaattgtgaaaaatgtgtgtaaattgtcaaatattgtaggctttagagggtgaagctttggctataaaaggagagcttcaactctcatttcttcacaccaacaaagagagaaagaaagagtgaggtttcacagacaaggtataagaaaatagtctgtgaggaaaatagagagtgagcgatattgtagtgaggtgggaatatcaaaagagggttatttcttttgagtgttgtagtggtctttggagtatttacctccgacctacaaagtgtaaaattccttactatagtgatatcagttgctcctctcggggtcgtggttttttttcccttattcagaagggttttccacgtaaaaatcttggtgtcattgttactcttttattcttgttaattaccgtatctcggtgctacattattattccgctttattaccgtgaatattattttggtaaggggtttattcccaacaactggtatcagagctaaAACTTGTGGAAAACCTTAGGCTGCATAGTCAATGGGACGCCATTCTGTTTTTGTTAAGGAGAAGCTAAGGAAAGGATTGTGGTCACcagaagaagatgaaaaattgTACAATTATATAACCAAATTTGGCGTTGGCTGCTGGAGTTCAGTCCCTAAGCTGGCTGGTATTATATTTTCCATTTCATTCCTCTAAActgttgaattttccttttcctcttcttggCATAGAACGGAAgtgaaaagaaacttttctgtGTGGAGAAATTCTTGCAGGTCTGCAAAGATGTGGAAAGAGTTGCAGGTTGAGATGGATAAACTACTTGAGGCCTAATCTTAAAAGAGGAATGTTCTCACAGGAAGAAGAGGATATCATCCTTAATCTCCATGAAGTTCTTGGAAACAGGTCTTTCATGTTATTTAAACTCAAAAAGAATTAGAGCTCGAGTGTTTTGCtgtttcttttttatatttgtaCTCCCTTTTGTGTATTCAAATTTCTTTTTTGTCTTCTTTGTAAATTCCAGATGGGCACAGATTGCAGCACAATTACCAGGGAGAACAGATAATGAGATAAAGAATTTCTGGAATTCATATCTAAAGAAGAAGCTAATAAAGCAAGGGATTGATCCAAACACCCACCAGCCACTAAGtgaaaatcaagtaagaaatgAGACAGACTGTACAGATAAGGCCTCAATGTTGCTGATACCACAGCTCCCGAGTATGTCAATTTCAGCTAACATGGAGCAACCTTTTCACCTTAGTGAAACAAGTGTCGACTGTGAAGCAAATAGACAATTAACAGAAGCTTCAAGAAACCAACTTGTGAGCAAACAAGTGTTTGATCCTCTGTTTCTGTTTGAATTCCAAGCAAATGTGGATCCAAGTGAGTACAATTCAGAACTGTTAGGTCAATCCCAGCAAAATCTGAGACCTTATGATCATCAGAACCAAATTGAGGGAAATCCAAATTTTGGCTTTTGCTCAATGCCAAGTTTAACAAATTTTGAACATGGACACATGACAGAAACTGAATTTTCCGACAGCTCAAGTTCAAGAATGAGTTTATTATATACAAGTGAAGCCAAAGAGAGCTCAAGCAATAGTTCAACTATGAATAACAATCATAATGCTGCTGAAATTCagatgaatgacatgttgggaaATCCTCAAGACCTGTCATGGGATTCTGAGAACAAAATAGATTCTCTGTTTCAGTATCCTTACAGTGGGATCAAGAATGAAGAAGATTTCAGTAATAACCCATTAAGTTCCTTATCGGAAGATACATGTGGAGAAAAtcttgtcttccaccatatctAAGATGTAAACTCgatcttctctttttatttttcgaATCTACTTCTTATATCCGTACAATTATACAAAACTGAACTCAAGAGGACTTTGAGGTGAGAATCTTCTcttctccctttttcttttctacttctttGAAAAGTTCTGGTCAAATTTCAATTCTTTACTATCGTATTATCTCAAGAGTTTAGAAGAATAATAGCTTTTTTTTACATCTTTTAGTGGTTAGTATGTTTATCTGGTAAAATGTACTCCATGCTGTCAAACAGGACATACTGTCCTTAACTATCCTTCTTTTTAACTAAGGTGTCATTAGACTAAATCTAAGACTAGATGACACAAAAGACGAGCTACTTGGCTCTTGAAATATATTTCAAGTTCAGATAGTTCGCATATAACAAAGTTAAAACACCCATAATTCAACCCCTCTTTTGAATTGTATGAAGTGTATTAACAACACATATGGAAAGAGTTTTGTTGTGCATTTTAATTCGTACGTCCAAGACTCCaagtttctttcctttctttcagGGGGAGGAGGGGAGGGGGTAGGAGTAGTATCACCACACAGCGAATCAAGTTGAAGTGTGAGTAATCAGTCAATCAATTAATGAATAATTATGAACAACTACGATGGAAATTACCTGCAATGTACAATCAGTTACAAATACATGTATAACCTTCCTACTATTAGCAAGAATTGAACCCAAAACTTCTAGAGTTTGAAGAGATGAGTCTTATTTATAGTACTATGGATTAATTGTCAGAGaaggttttaaattgatattttgcATGAATTTTAGAACTCTGATGCAAACAAGGAGCAAATAATGGTCTTTGTACCATGAAAGAAGAGAGACAGAATATACAAAAGAGGAACTTATAATCATTATCTTAATGGTTATAGGTGCTTGGAGTTATTATTTCCACTATTCCAATTGAAAATTCACATATGTATGATTCATGTGAATTTCTTTGTCTGTTGCATGTTCACATGCTTAACAATCAAGATCAAAAACTTAATTGTGTGTGCTTCAATTGGAGCACACATCAAGTTGTTGCTAGACTTAGTGGGGTAAGTCTAATTGTAATCGGATCTGGCATCAAGTAGAGCATGATAAAGCTGTTCTCTTTGTTCCGATGCAAATAGTGGTATTTGATAATCTTTTTCAAATATTCAAGTTTAAGATGGACCTGTGAAAGAGGTTATACcatacaaataaaaatacaaagagagTGAAGGTTATTAGATTTTCTATATAACGATGTTCAAGGTCAATAGAAAACAGGACATGCTTTGCTTAAACACGTTATCTAAAATATAGCAACATCCATGTAGTAGCACCAACTAATTCAGGACTGTACCGAAAGAAACAAAAGATGGAAGTTTGCCTGTCGTGTGTCTGTGCAGATAATACGAGAGGTCTATTTTCTGAATCAGAAACCTTTCAAAGCTTGGCCATCAAATTACTGGGAGTGGGCTTTGCTACACCATTTTCTGAACCATCACTGTCTTTGATTTCCATGTCACATCCCCGAGGAGGAGGTACATCTACAGCGGGAGAGCAGTTAAAGAATCCATGTGGCTGCACCAACAAGCAGAAATAATCATTCTTTAAACTGAACAGGTTATGGACAAACAGAACCATCCACCTTCTATTATGACTTATGAGTAGGGGTGGCAGGcaggtcgggtcggatatgggcGAGCTGAAAACGGGTAATgcaaaaaatagataaattatccgacccgacacatatttaatacggataaaacaCTGGTTAACCGGCGAATAATAtaaatatccatattatccatggcttcttgaatatgattacTTTTGAGAGAATTCCTAGTCTTTCTAACTTGAGGAAcctccaatttgaggctttataaatgtaaaagttaaacccgtTGGTTATTCATTTTCTAATTGGATAATATGggtcttatccatatttgacccgtttttaaaaagttcattattcaaCTCATTTTttgatggataatatgggtggataactgttttcttttaaccattttgccaacTCTACTTATGAGTATAGAACTAATCCCTTTTCAACCGAATTTCCATGTTATATCGATCAATGAATCAACTATGTTAATACCAAATTAGTTAGGGAACTTATTGGTTTAGCCATCAAGATATCACAACCCTCTTCTTTATCCGGATTGAAGACCGGCTATGCAAAATTTTACATACGTGGAGTTAAGTTTTCCATGAATCTTAACAGTTTTCACAATGAATATTATACAGCAGGTTTTTGGAGTTGGATAAAGTCATTGCTAAACTTGGGCAATAAACTTAAACAGGTTCTGAGGAAGGGATATAATTCTCTAGTTTAGCCAGCAATTTCGAAAAAAGATTACAAGATTTCAGTAATTAAAAAGGATGGAGAGTTTTATCACTAAATTTACTGTGGTTAACCTGATCCAGACTTAAGGTCTTGGCCTATTAGGActgatacaaaaaaaaaatgctgAGGTACATTTTCCAGCCATTGCAGTTTATTAACAACTTCCGTACTCTCCCTCTCCCCAAAAACCCTCTTCCTTGTTCAACAGAGTAAAACATCCAACAGACtattacaacaacaaaaaacccagctTAATCCCATACGTgcagtctggggagggtagtgtgtacgcagccttacccctaccctataaaggcagagaggttgtttccaatagaccctcagctTAAGGAACAGTAAAAGTAAAGCAACAAGCAAATCCAACGGACTATTGAATAGGTTAATGTCAAGATAACAACTTGAAAAAGAACCTTCTCATTTCTACTACCAGCTCCCAATTGCTTTGATTTTACAAGTTCTCTGTGGATATTCACGATCCTTTCTACTCCACTGCCAATACTTCCAATGCTACACTCTATGTTTATGTTTGGCTAGTTATTGTAACATACACATAGCGAATGTATGAATGAGTTGAGTTATTGCAAAAAATTGATACAATACATAATCAGCTCTTTAGTACCAAGTAAATGGTAACACAATAGATAACGAGAAGTTAGATGATGACAAAGATAAGGAGAAAAACACCAGTACATACAAAATAAACACAAAACATCCATATTCCAGAATACCTGAAGCATAAAACCGATATGTTCAACTGGCATAACAGGCCAGTCCTCCAACCGAGGAACATGTGTGATTCCAAAAACATACCTGCAATAATCTGTGTAGATCAGAATTTCAAGGAATAGGGAACTTCTCAAACATGTATATAAGGGTTTCCAAGGAATTAGAAGTTTTACATCTAGCTCTTTATGAAAGTTAAGTTTGTGTGTGAGGTAAAACAATCTGAAACCTGCAACTCCAATGTTATAACATAATTTGACAGTTGTCGGAAACGAACCAGAGAACAACATCACTTTCTTCCAGAGAACGATCTTGCTTAACCCAAGAAGCTAATCCCTCACCAACACGTGGATTTTGATTAGGGAACTCTCCCCCGGGAAAATCTTCTCCGGGTGCATATTTTGTAACCCATAGATTGTGCTTCAAAAATGCAGCTCTTCTCAAAAACTTAGCCTTAGGACCAGCCAATGGCAAACAGTTAGGGCCAGGTACCAGCTTGTACCCTGTTAGCTGTCCTGTTCTATTGGATGTTCTTGTGTTCCTAACCTGCAAAATCAGATGTTCGCAGTCACATCGATGGCTCTGTTACTAGGTTGGGGATGCGAGTATTCAATTTCTTCCACTTCTCCTTGGTTTTTGAGTTAGCAGATTTTGGAATCTAAAAATTGACTCCACAATACcacatgctgaaacaataaaGTTCAACCGCCCTATCTAAATGAATTTGCAATTGAAATTTTCATCAACAATCTTACGGTGGAAGGTTAGCAGGTAGTTGAGCGTATTTCTTTTCCATAGCAGTAGTATTAGTATTGCTCTTGTATTTCCTTATGCTTAGTTTTCTTTTACTACCTGTTGTTTCTATTTCTTATTCTTATCCCTATTCTTGTTTCTTTCGCTTCGGTTAATCTATCATCgtgttgttgttactgcttgaTGCTAttgtttctttttctatctttccTTGAGCGAAGGGTCCATCGGGAACAacttctctaccttcacaaggtagggggcAAGATCTgcatacactctaccctccctaaaccccacttgtgggactaaACTGGGTTTGTTGTTTTCGTTACCAAACACATCTCTAGCCAAAGAGAGCAAAACTCAACAAAAGTTCGTGATTTTCAGAAGAATGAAACATAATATACTCTTATGCCAAAACCATACAAGTCACAGAAAGTTCTTAAAATCATTTTTTTGGAGAAACAATTCTCATATGACAAGACTAGCATTAAGGTGGAGGTTCTACACATTGCATTTAGCTCCCTCAAAAATCAGTGGCCATGTTTAAGGACCACAGTCTACTATTGAGTACATATCTCAGCAGATACTGTGCTAGGGAAGTAACCTGAAGAACAGTCCTGTAAAAAGAAAGGAGGATACAGTCAAGTAAGGCTTCTTACAATCCAATGACGAGCAGATAAAGTATCACAGTCACGCATTGCTTGCAATTCAGACGTAAGCACTGTTTCCTTAGCATAGAATGCATTGTTGTGAACATTTTCTTTCCCAGGTTCTTCAACTCTAACATTAACTTCAACAACCTAGACAAAGGACTAACAACTCAGATTAGAAAGTTAAGAACTGGGAAACTGAAGGTATGAAATTACTTTAACTTCCGGGTGGACATGGTAA
Above is a window of Nicotiana tabacum cultivar K326 chromosome 8, ASM71507v2, whole genome shotgun sequence DNA encoding:
- the LOC107795033 gene encoding uncharacterized protein LOC107795033 isoform X2, whose translation is MGRHSVFVKEKLRKGLWSPEEDEKLYNYITKFGVGCWSSVPKLAGLQRCGKSCRLRWINYLRPNLKRGMFSQEEEDIILNLHEVLGNRWAQIAAQLPGRTDNEIKNFWNSYLKKKLIKQGIDPNTHQPLSENQVRNETDCTDKASMLLIPQLPSMSISANMEQPFHLSETSVDCEANRQLTEASRNQLVSKQVFDPLFLFEFQANVDPSEYNSELLGQSQQNLRPYDHQNQIEGNPNFGFCSMPSLTNFEHGHMTETEFSDSSSSRMSLLYTSEAKESSSNSSTMNNNHNAAEIQMNDMLGNPQDLSWDSENKIDSLFQYPYSGIKNEEDFSNNPLSSLSEDTCGENLVFHHI
- the LOC107795033 gene encoding uncharacterized protein LOC107795033 isoform X1, encoding MGRHSVFVKEKLRKGLWSPEEDEKLYNYITKFGVGCWSSVPKLAEILAGLQRCGKSCRLRWINYLRPNLKRGMFSQEEEDIILNLHEVLGNRWAQIAAQLPGRTDNEIKNFWNSYLKKKLIKQGIDPNTHQPLSENQVRNETDCTDKASMLLIPQLPSMSISANMEQPFHLSETSVDCEANRQLTEASRNQLVSKQVFDPLFLFEFQANVDPSEYNSELLGQSQQNLRPYDHQNQIEGNPNFGFCSMPSLTNFEHGHMTETEFSDSSSSRMSLLYTSEAKESSSNSSTMNNNHNAAEIQMNDMLGNPQDLSWDSENKIDSLFQYPYSGIKNEEDFSNNPLSSLSEDTCGENLVFHHI